A portion of the Bdellovibrio sp. ArHS genome contains these proteins:
- a CDS encoding rhomboid family intramembrane serine protease produces MQPAARAWTVIRSTWLTRKPSSRAWFAASWSVFLLIVGSVIYWQNILNSTTWMSASQASVFSQHQFWRLWSTLFAHADLGHLAANSLLFFVFGYFLTGYFGLFVFPFLAFLFGGITNALTVLTYSPEVTLIGVSGVVYWMGGMWLVLYLLLDEQRTWLQRSLRAAGVALGVFMPSTAFEPQVSYRAHFIGFVLGVVTGFIYYQIRKKEFKSAVTYEILRDDDLQPELPQESSGSEVERL; encoded by the coding sequence ATGCAGCCAGCGGCACGTGCTTGGACAGTCATACGTTCGACTTGGCTTACACGAAAGCCTTCTAGCCGCGCCTGGTTTGCGGCTTCCTGGTCCGTCTTTTTACTTATCGTTGGCAGTGTCATTTACTGGCAAAATATACTTAATTCAACAACCTGGATGAGTGCTTCGCAAGCATCTGTGTTTTCGCAACATCAGTTCTGGCGCCTTTGGAGCACGCTCTTTGCTCACGCCGACTTAGGGCACTTAGCCGCAAACTCTTTACTCTTTTTTGTCTTCGGATATTTTTTGACGGGGTACTTCGGTCTGTTTGTCTTTCCGTTTCTGGCGTTCTTATTCGGAGGCATCACAAATGCCCTGACAGTTTTGACTTATTCCCCGGAGGTCACACTGATCGGTGTTTCCGGTGTCGTTTACTGGATGGGAGGCATGTGGCTTGTCCTGTATCTTTTGCTGGACGAGCAAAGAACCTGGCTGCAAAGAAGTCTGCGTGCCGCAGGTGTAGCGCTGGGGGTGTTCATGCCATCAACTGCGTTTGAACCCCAGGTCAGCTACCGAGCGCATTTCATTGGTTTCGTCCTCGGGGTTGTGACAGGGTTTATCTACTATCAGATTCGCAAAAAGGAATTTAAATCCGCGGTGACGTATGAAATTCTGCGGGACGATGATTTGCAACCGGAGCTTCCTCAGGAATCTTCCGGTTCAGAGGTCGAAAGGCTCTAA
- a CDS encoding CpaF/VirB11 family protein — protein MDIPEACRKWLVPRTRLATFSRTRRKEKNFLVVGSTGSGKTSVLNSFLNLLPENERVVIIEDTSEIPLPNHASMKLLTREDPQNVLPAIDQTQLVKRALRLRPDRIAMGEVRGAEAKDFLMALATGHAGSFGTLHAQDAAQALIRLEMLIQMGAPQWSLSAIRRLIQMSLDYVIVVGRETSGQRRFKGAFRLCSLEESGFLLEPFDL, from the coding sequence GTGGACATTCCTGAAGCTTGCAGAAAGTGGCTGGTGCCAAGAACGCGACTTGCGACTTTTTCAAGAACTCGTCGAAAAGAAAAAAACTTTTTAGTGGTCGGCTCAACTGGGAGCGGGAAAACCTCTGTTTTAAATTCTTTTTTGAACCTGCTGCCGGAAAATGAACGTGTGGTTATAATTGAAGACACGTCCGAGATACCTTTGCCCAATCATGCCAGCATGAAGTTGCTGACACGCGAAGATCCACAGAATGTTCTTCCGGCCATAGATCAAACACAACTGGTGAAGAGAGCCTTACGCCTGCGTCCTGATCGAATTGCCATGGGGGAAGTTCGCGGCGCCGAAGCCAAAGATTTTTTGATGGCCTTAGCAACAGGACACGCCGGAAGTTTCGGAACTTTGCATGCGCAGGACGCCGCTCAAGCGTTGATTCGTCTGGAAATGTTAATTCAAATGGGGGCTCCCCAATGGAGTCTTTCGGCCATCCGTCGCCTTATTCAAATGTCTTTAGACTATGTCATCGTTGTGGGACGTGAAACTTCGGGCCAGCGCCGATTTAAGGGCGCTTTTCGTTTGTGTTCACTTGAAGAGAGCGGCTTTCTTTTAGAGCCTTTCGACCTCTGA
- a CDS encoding type II and III secretion system protein, whose protein sequence is MKTLLILVVTFFFSVAGAKEKELTLSLGETHKIPLQGHSSVWIQDREILKAEGQGASLTLRGTREGHTLLRVGSAVYRVQVLHPTKTDSLALLQQELQSVVGLSVLVSEGDLHIVGSLYRFADWHKLAAFSRDRSLGYKMRAQFSDELKAAAQSHFRTVLAEAKLPPQTLIFSQGIEVRISSSEDVLKKYVQLLGPYGIHVLRDENSLEVAPTVKVQITVAEIRRAQGMKYGLQWPSSYAANLLPSGTWEVEAGLPFNIQALEENGDGRILASPNILCRSGKEAEFLAGGEFPIRIMSYKASEVVWKRYGILLRVKPKADSSGRISLSIETEVTTLDKANGTGDIPGVLTNRVSSHFDLTRPQTIALSGLLKNEEGTSSSGLPLFSRLPVLGALFSSKDFRENRSELVIFVRPTILKDGEDGTGQEHLQTQGVEK, encoded by the coding sequence ATGAAAACACTTTTAATTCTAGTCGTGACATTTTTCTTTTCAGTAGCAGGCGCCAAAGAAAAAGAACTTACACTGTCTTTGGGCGAAACTCACAAAATTCCTTTGCAAGGACACTCTTCAGTCTGGATTCAAGATCGAGAGATTCTAAAAGCCGAAGGTCAGGGGGCTTCACTTACATTGCGTGGAACTCGCGAAGGTCACACTCTTCTAAGAGTGGGCTCCGCCGTGTACCGGGTGCAAGTTCTTCATCCGACGAAAACCGATTCTTTGGCGTTGTTGCAACAAGAACTCCAAAGTGTCGTCGGCCTTTCCGTTTTGGTTTCAGAGGGGGATCTGCATATTGTTGGCAGCCTGTACAGATTTGCGGATTGGCATAAGTTAGCTGCCTTCAGCCGCGATCGTTCTTTGGGTTATAAAATGCGCGCCCAGTTTTCCGACGAACTCAAAGCAGCGGCACAAAGTCACTTTCGCACTGTTTTGGCGGAAGCAAAACTTCCTCCGCAAACCCTGATCTTTTCGCAAGGAATTGAAGTGCGGATTAGTTCTTCCGAAGACGTTTTAAAAAAATATGTGCAGCTTTTGGGGCCTTATGGCATTCACGTCCTGCGTGATGAAAACAGTCTGGAAGTCGCCCCCACGGTGAAAGTGCAAATCACGGTGGCTGAAATCCGACGAGCCCAGGGAATGAAATATGGTCTGCAATGGCCCTCGTCTTACGCTGCGAACCTGCTGCCTTCGGGAACCTGGGAAGTCGAAGCCGGACTGCCCTTTAATATTCAAGCCTTAGAGGAAAACGGCGATGGACGAATTTTAGCCAGTCCCAACATCCTTTGCCGCAGTGGCAAAGAAGCCGAGTTTCTGGCGGGAGGAGAATTTCCCATTCGCATTATGAGCTACAAAGCCTCGGAGGTGGTCTGGAAAAGATATGGAATTTTATTGCGGGTGAAACCCAAAGCGGATTCTTCGGGACGCATCAGTCTTTCTATCGAAACCGAAGTGACAACTTTGGATAAAGCCAACGGCACAGGAGATATTCCTGGAGTCTTAACTAACCGGGTCTCTAGTCATTTTGATTTAACCCGTCCTCAAACGATCGCACTTTCCGGGCTTTTGAAAAACGAGGAAGGGACTTCTTCTTCGGGACTGCCCCTATTTTCGCGCCTGCCAGTTCTGGGAGCTCTTTTTTCCAGCAAAGATTTTCGCGAAAACCGCTCTGAACTTGTGATCTTTGTCCGCCCGACAATTTTAAAAGACGGCGAAGATGGCACAGGTCAGGAGCATCTACAAACTCAAGGAGTTGAAAAATGA
- a CDS encoding hybrid sensor histidine kinase/response regulator — protein MMKHTILCVDDEIDNVDALERLFRKKFTVLKATSGKEALAVLDEHPGPVSLIITDQRMPEMTGVEFLERTLESHPETIRILLTGYTDLESVIMAVNKGQIFRYLTKPWDPVDLTNTVDHAIERFAIGQELKQKNAELAKALEDLKSLDVAKSNFMILINHELKTPLTSILSFSSLLAESNLADEDKLMVNRINKSAERLKTLVEDVLLVVRAETNQLKIDMQSIAFTQFDESLSKEVTDLLQKKQQKLVSKLEAVTVNADARLIKQVMLRLIHNAAKFGEEGSEIHVESIRNGPNLRFLVHNKGPHLPLSVIDKITKPFYIDEDVMHHSTGTGLGLTICQSILKSHNSQLQFKNTNQGVMVFFELALG, from the coding sequence ATGATGAAGCACACAATTCTTTGTGTAGATGATGAAATAGATAACGTAGATGCCTTGGAACGGTTGTTTCGAAAGAAATTTACCGTACTAAAGGCTACCTCAGGTAAAGAGGCTCTTGCTGTTCTAGACGAACATCCAGGCCCCGTGTCGTTGATCATCACAGATCAACGAATGCCAGAGATGACCGGAGTTGAATTTTTAGAGAGAACTCTGGAATCTCATCCTGAGACAATTCGTATTCTTCTGACCGGTTATACGGACCTTGAGTCCGTTATCATGGCTGTGAATAAGGGACAAATCTTTCGCTATCTAACCAAACCCTGGGACCCCGTCGATCTTACCAACACCGTGGATCACGCCATTGAAAGATTTGCCATAGGTCAGGAGTTAAAACAAAAAAATGCCGAGCTGGCCAAAGCATTGGAAGACTTAAAGAGTCTCGATGTCGCTAAATCCAACTTCATGATTCTGATTAATCACGAATTGAAGACGCCCCTGACATCTATATTAAGTTTTTCTTCATTGCTGGCAGAGTCCAATCTAGCGGATGAAGACAAATTGATGGTCAATCGGATCAATAAAAGCGCCGAACGTTTGAAAACCTTGGTGGAAGATGTGCTTCTGGTCGTGCGCGCGGAAACTAATCAGTTGAAGATTGATATGCAGAGTATCGCTTTCACTCAATTCGATGAAAGTCTTTCCAAAGAAGTGACAGATCTTCTGCAAAAGAAGCAACAAAAGTTGGTTTCCAAACTTGAGGCCGTCACGGTGAATGCCGATGCCCGCCTTATTAAACAAGTGATGTTAAGACTGATTCACAATGCAGCAAAGTTCGGCGAGGAAGGCAGCGAAATTCACGTTGAATCCATTCGCAACGGGCCAAACCTACGCTTTCTGGTTCACAATAAAGGTCCACATCTTCCCCTTTCGGTTATCGACAAGATCACCAAACCTTTTTATATTGACGAAGATGTTATGCACCACTCGACAGGCACAGGCTTGGGGCTGACGATCTGTCAATCGATCCTGAAGTCGCATAATTCTCAGTTGCAGTTTAAAAACACCAACCAGGGTGTGATGGTCTTCTTCGAACTCGCCCTCGGCTAA
- a CDS encoding amidohydrolase family protein — protein MLFKIPRLYDSHTHFLATGEFSAGLHLGFMKKADDLALIDLKNPAYYRSDWIVGFGWNETDWPEVPHKSILDKYFPDRPVFFPRMDGHRSWVNTRALQLLGMTSDTGLLLEKEHLQAWDKLPEFTKDQQRRHVFSACRTYNKAGFTHVRDMSCTPSLWNLLVEMSEKNELTLAIEENVTTHEMDDFEGMLDFCQRAKKSETPLLRMKGIKLFYDGSLGSETAFLSKPYNGKAEGPRGRTLWPLEQVEEIMMRTWQAGLEFSVHTIGDEAAHQIVQSARKISAQGFVGRLNLEHAQMLRPETIQMMKPLHVRCHMQPCHWLSDKVWLEQKLGDLYKYVFPWEALKVAQIPISFGCDSPVEPPSFWRNKVALDESVHAKIRKFTGDLALAHSHPDATFANSFTVIEEGVVQEINFNGKSLLLE, from the coding sequence ATGCTTTTTAAGATCCCGCGTCTTTACGACAGTCACACTCACTTCCTTGCAACCGGAGAGTTTTCTGCGGGTCTGCATCTTGGCTTCATGAAGAAGGCCGACGATCTTGCGTTGATCGATCTTAAAAATCCGGCCTATTATCGCAGCGATTGGATCGTGGGTTTTGGCTGGAATGAAACGGATTGGCCTGAAGTTCCTCACAAAAGTATTTTAGATAAGTATTTCCCGGATCGCCCCGTTTTCTTTCCTCGAATGGATGGTCATCGTTCCTGGGTAAACACCAGGGCGTTGCAATTATTGGGTATGACATCGGACACGGGGCTGTTGCTGGAAAAAGAGCATCTGCAAGCATGGGATAAGCTTCCCGAATTCACCAAAGATCAACAACGTCGTCACGTGTTTTCGGCGTGTCGTACCTATAATAAAGCAGGCTTTACACACGTCCGTGACATGTCATGCACTCCATCTTTATGGAATCTTTTGGTCGAGATGTCAGAAAAAAATGAACTGACTTTGGCAATTGAAGAAAACGTCACCACCCATGAAATGGACGATTTCGAGGGCATGCTGGATTTTTGCCAGCGCGCGAAGAAAAGCGAAACACCTTTGTTGCGTATGAAGGGAATCAAACTTTTCTATGACGGTTCTTTGGGTTCGGAGACGGCCTTTCTTTCAAAACCTTATAACGGAAAAGCGGAGGGGCCTCGCGGTCGTACGTTGTGGCCTTTGGAACAAGTTGAAGAGATCATGATGCGCACCTGGCAAGCAGGACTTGAATTTTCCGTGCACACCATTGGAGATGAGGCCGCTCATCAAATTGTTCAAAGTGCCCGCAAGATTTCCGCGCAAGGATTCGTGGGACGATTGAATCTTGAACACGCGCAGATGCTGAGACCCGAGACAATTCAGATGATGAAACCTTTGCATGTACGTTGTCATATGCAACCCTGCCACTGGTTGAGCGACAAAGTGTGGTTGGAACAAAAATTAGGGGATTTATATAAATACGTCTTTCCTTGGGAAGCCCTGAAAGTCGCACAAATTCCGATTTCCTTTGGCTGTGACAGTCCGGTAGAGCCGCCCTCTTTTTGGAGAAATAAGGTGGCGCTAGATGAAAGTGTCCACGCCAAAATCCGAAAGTTTACTGGGGACCTTGCACTGGCACACTCTCATCCAGACGCCACATTTGCCAATAGTTTTACAGTTATTGAAGAGGGCGTGGTTCAAGAAATTAACTTTAACGGGAAGTCACTGTTACTTGAGTAA